From the Streptomyces sp. Tu 2975 genome, one window contains:
- a CDS encoding pseudouridine synthase, with amino-acid sequence MRSSSGRNSSGNNGGSRGGNSGGRGSSGGGRGNHRGAGNDRDDKQKRAGKPRPEERRYDVGGSPEAPKKGRGGAARGGAKGGPRQSPQRGGGRTAPARSREYDARSEERNRERYANKPEIKTPKTFGDQEGERLQKVLARAGMGSRRACEELIDAGRVEVNGKIVIEQGVRVDPEQDEIKVDGLTVATQSHLFFALNKPAGVVSTMEDPDGRQCLGDYVTNRETRLFHVGRLDTETEGIILLTNHGELAHRLTHPKYGVKKTYLAAIQGPLPRELGKRLKEGIQLEDGYARADHFRVVENTGKNYLVEVTLHEGRKHIVRRMLSEAGFPVDKLVRTAFGPIALGDQKSGWLRRLTNTEVGMLMKEVGL; translated from the coding sequence ATGCGAAGCAGCAGCGGCAGGAACAGCAGCGGAAACAACGGCGGGAGCCGTGGTGGCAACAGCGGCGGCCGCGGCAGCAGCGGCGGCGGGCGCGGTAACCACCGCGGTGCCGGCAACGACCGCGACGACAAGCAGAAGCGCGCCGGGAAGCCTCGCCCCGAGGAGCGTCGCTACGACGTGGGCGGCTCCCCCGAGGCGCCCAAGAAGGGGCGCGGCGGCGCGGCCCGCGGCGGCGCGAAGGGGGGCCCGAGGCAGTCGCCCCAGCGCGGTGGCGGCCGTACCGCACCCGCGCGTTCGCGTGAGTACGACGCCCGCTCCGAGGAGCGCAACCGCGAGCGCTACGCGAACAAGCCGGAGATCAAGACCCCCAAGACCTTCGGTGACCAGGAGGGGGAGCGCCTGCAGAAGGTGCTCGCCCGGGCCGGCATGGGTTCGCGCCGGGCGTGCGAGGAGCTGATCGACGCCGGTCGTGTCGAGGTCAACGGCAAGATCGTGATCGAGCAGGGTGTCCGTGTCGACCCGGAGCAGGACGAGATCAAGGTCGACGGCCTGACCGTCGCGACCCAGTCGCACCTGTTCTTCGCGCTGAACAAGCCCGCCGGTGTCGTGTCCACCATGGAGGACCCCGACGGGCGGCAGTGCCTCGGCGACTACGTCACCAACCGTGAGACCCGGCTGTTCCACGTCGGCCGGCTCGACACGGAGACCGAGGGCATCATCCTGCTCACCAACCACGGTGAGCTGGCTCACCGGCTGACCCACCCCAAGTACGGCGTGAAGAAGACCTATCTCGCCGCCATCCAGGGGCCGCTGCCGCGGGAGCTGGGCAAGCGCCTCAAGGAGGGCATCCAGCTCGAGGACGGCTACGCCCGCGCCGACCACTTCCGGGTCGTGGAGAACACCGGCAAGAACTACCTCGTCGAGGTCACCCTCCACGAGGGCCGCAAGCACATCGTGCGGCGCATGCTCTCCGAGGCGGGCTTCCCGGTCGACAAGCTCGTGCGGACCGCGTTCGGGCCGATCGCGCTGGGCGACCAGAAGTCCGGCTGGCTGCGCCGGCTGACCAACACCGAGGTCGGCATGCTGATGAAGGAAGTCGGTCTGTAA
- the scpB gene encoding SMC-Scp complex subunit ScpB translates to MSELKPALEAVLMVVDEPATEEHLAKVLEQPRRAVADALRELADEYAIQGRGFELRLVAGGWRFYSRPEHAAAVERFVLDGQHARLTQAALETLAVVAYRQPVSRSRVSAVRGVNCDGVMRTLLQRGLVEEAGTEPETGAILYRTTNYFLERMGLRGLDELPELAPFLPEADAIEAETQEGVPSFDPDAPDREDADDKTEI, encoded by the coding sequence GTGAGCGAGCTCAAGCCCGCGCTCGAGGCCGTCCTCATGGTCGTCGACGAGCCGGCGACGGAAGAGCACCTCGCCAAGGTGCTGGAGCAGCCCAGGAGGGCCGTCGCGGACGCGCTGCGGGAGCTCGCGGACGAGTACGCGATCCAGGGCCGCGGCTTCGAACTGCGGCTCGTCGCCGGCGGCTGGCGGTTCTACAGCCGCCCGGAGCACGCCGCGGCGGTCGAGCGTTTCGTGCTCGACGGACAGCATGCCCGTCTGACCCAGGCCGCGCTGGAGACCCTCGCGGTGGTCGCGTACCGGCAGCCGGTGAGCCGTTCCAGGGTCTCCGCGGTGCGCGGAGTGAACTGCGACGGCGTCATGCGCACCCTTCTTCAGCGGGGTCTGGTCGAGGAGGCGGGCACGGAACCTGAAACAGGTGCGATCCTGTACAGGACGACGAACTACTTTCTGGAGCGGATGGGCCTGCGCGGCCTGGACGAGCTTCCGGAGCTCGCGCCCTTCCTACCGGAGGCGGACGCGATCGAGGCCGAGACGCAGGAAGGCGTTCCGTCGTTCGATCCGGATGCACCGGATCGTGAGGACGCAGACGACAAGACGGAAATTTGA
- a CDS encoding tetratricopeptide repeat protein: MFFGRQRELKALVADIERAGLDTLAGRKAPRARVLLIAGRPGSGRSTLAQQLALRLGDRYPDGILYVRLTEPDGRPVPMEQAARGLLDRLRITSPPGAGDDELTEMVREALAVRRVLLLIDDATDAEQVDLLLPQNPDCLVVAVSQGPLTGIPDVRPCTLGGMDAKSAIELLATFTGSVRITVDPQAAEAIAEECGGQPAALVLVGGWLAARPKASVADAAKRLRTLPDDAARPTGARPLTRAFRLVYESLPQSAARTLRLLALAPAGRADAHTASALAGCSVSAAQESLDRFAGLGLLRRAGASFEVPGALAPLLRTLMESADRPAEVQLARARMLERTVRRLQACRAITEPEGSPARKKLAALPRALRFTSAWAAGEWLRTSRPELLAAARLVVDDGELDTLARRLVAALVRALAAHWGTEAAAPELYGLHQLVLDVAERRGLHREQAAALLNLADLDAQTGRTADALARYRAALDAGRAANDPYATGRAMESVGGAYQELCDWQRAADWYGRALAQRQARGERADEARLYGRLGTAHTYAGRYGEALRSWRAAVAGYRKVGDLPSQARALSEAARVQEYAGRPEECLRTCQDAVDLARRAGDTRLQAALQLRLADTLDRLGDPAAARLHRTAAERMLGTEDSTYEIRGSSLEG, from the coding sequence CTGTTCTTCGGCCGGCAGCGGGAGCTCAAGGCGCTCGTCGCCGACATCGAGCGCGCCGGTCTCGACACGCTCGCCGGCCGCAAGGCGCCACGCGCACGGGTGCTGCTGATCGCAGGGCGCCCCGGCTCCGGGCGATCAACGCTCGCCCAGCAGCTCGCCCTCAGGCTGGGCGACCGCTACCCCGACGGGATCCTCTACGTCCGGCTCACCGAGCCGGACGGCCGGCCGGTCCCCATGGAGCAGGCGGCACGCGGACTGCTCGACCGGCTCCGGATCACCTCCCCGCCCGGCGCTGGCGACGACGAACTGACCGAGATGGTGCGCGAGGCCCTCGCCGTACGCAGGGTGCTGCTGCTCATCGATGACGCCACGGACGCCGAGCAGGTCGACCTGCTGCTGCCGCAGAACCCGGACTGCCTGGTCGTCGCCGTGTCCCAGGGTCCGCTCACCGGCATCCCGGACGTGAGGCCCTGCACGCTCGGCGGCATGGACGCCAAGTCCGCGATCGAGCTGCTCGCCACCTTCACCGGGTCCGTGCGGATCACGGTGGACCCGCAGGCGGCCGAGGCGATCGCCGAGGAGTGCGGCGGCCAGCCCGCCGCGCTGGTGCTGGTCGGCGGCTGGCTCGCCGCCCGCCCCAAGGCCTCCGTCGCCGACGCCGCCAAGCGGCTGCGCACACTTCCCGACGACGCGGCCCGGCCGACCGGGGCCAGGCCTCTGACCAGGGCCTTCCGGCTGGTGTACGAGTCACTGCCGCAGTCGGCCGCGCGGACGCTGCGGCTTCTCGCCCTCGCGCCCGCCGGCCGCGCGGACGCGCACACCGCCTCCGCACTCGCCGGATGCTCAGTCTCGGCCGCCCAGGAGTCGCTCGACCGTTTCGCGGGGCTCGGACTGCTGCGCCGTGCCGGGGCGTCGTTCGAAGTGCCGGGCGCGCTCGCGCCGCTGCTGCGCACGCTGATGGAGAGCGCCGACCGGCCCGCCGAGGTGCAGCTGGCACGGGCCAGGATGCTCGAGCGAACCGTACGGCGGCTCCAGGCCTGCCGCGCGATCACCGAGCCCGAAGGATCCCCGGCCCGCAAGAAGCTGGCCGCCCTGCCCCGGGCCCTGCGCTTCACCTCGGCGTGGGCCGCAGGTGAGTGGCTACGCACCAGCCGGCCCGAGCTGCTGGCCGCGGCGCGTCTCGTCGTCGACGACGGCGAGCTCGACACCCTGGCGCGCAGGCTGGTCGCCGCCCTGGTCAGGGCACTGGCGGCGCACTGGGGCACGGAGGCGGCCGCCCCCGAGCTGTACGGGTTGCACCAACTGGTCCTCGACGTCGCCGAGCGGCGCGGGCTGCACCGGGAGCAGGCCGCCGCGCTGCTCAACCTCGCCGACCTGGACGCGCAGACCGGTCGTACCGCCGACGCGCTGGCCCGCTACCGGGCCGCGCTCGACGCGGGACGCGCCGCGAACGATCCGTACGCGACGGGCCGCGCGATGGAATCCGTAGGCGGCGCGTACCAGGAGCTGTGCGACTGGCAGCGGGCGGCCGACTGGTACGGCCGTGCCCTCGCGCAGCGCCAGGCACGCGGTGAGCGCGCCGACGAGGCGCGGCTGTACGGACGGCTCGGCACCGCGCACACCTACGCGGGTCGGTACGGCGAGGCGCTGCGCAGCTGGCGGGCGGCGGTCGCCGGCTATCGCAAGGTCGGTGATCTGCCCTCCCAGGCGCGGGCGTTGAGCGAGGCGGCCCGCGTCCAGGAGTACGCGGGGCGGCCGGAGGAATGCCTTCGCACCTGCCAGGACGCGGTGGACCTGGCCCGGCGGGCCGGGGACACACGGCTCCAGGCCGCGCTGCAGCTCAGGCTTGCCGACACCCTCGACCGGCTCGGCGACCCGGCCGCGGCAAGGCTGCACCGCACCGCCGCGGAAAGAATGCTTGGAACAGAGGATTCAACCTACGAAATCCGTGGCAGTTCGCTCGAAGGTTAA
- a CDS encoding NUDIX hydrolase, giving the protein MAIKDTPEHWQVTATTTPFQGNKTSVRTDDVVMPDGTVVKRDYQVHPGSVAVLALDGEGRVIVLRQYRHPVRQKLWEIPAGLLDVPGENPLHAAQRELYEEAHVKAEDWRVLADVYTTPGGCDEAVRIFLARELSEAEGDRFEVSEEEADMELARVPLDELVQHVLAGDLHNTCLVVGVLSAVAARGGEGFDALRPAEAPWPARPFEA; this is encoded by the coding sequence ATGGCCATCAAGGACACGCCCGAGCACTGGCAGGTCACCGCGACCACCACGCCGTTCCAGGGCAACAAGACCAGCGTCCGTACCGACGACGTCGTCATGCCCGACGGCACGGTCGTCAAGCGTGACTACCAGGTGCATCCGGGATCGGTCGCCGTGCTCGCCCTCGACGGTGAGGGCCGGGTCATCGTGCTCCGCCAGTACCGGCACCCCGTGCGGCAGAAGCTGTGGGAGATCCCGGCCGGGCTGCTCGACGTGCCGGGGGAGAACCCGCTGCACGCGGCGCAGCGCGAGCTGTACGAGGAGGCGCACGTCAAGGCCGAGGACTGGCGGGTGCTCGCCGACGTCTACACCACCCCCGGCGGCTGCGACGAGGCGGTACGGATCTTCCTCGCGCGGGAGCTGTCCGAGGCCGAAGGCGACCGTTTCGAGGTCTCCGAGGAGGAGGCCGACATGGAGCTGGCCCGGGTGCCGCTCGACGAACTGGTACAGCATGTGCTCGCCGGGGACCTCCACAACACGTGCCTGGTGGTCGGCGTCCTGTCCGCGGTGGCGGCCCGCGGAGGTGAGGGCTTCGACGCGCTGCGCCCCGCGGAGGCGCCATGGCCGGCGCGGCCTTTCGAGGCGTGA
- a CDS encoding CTP synthase: MPPKSMTTKHIFVTGGVASSLGKGLTASSLGALLKARGLRVTMQKLDPYLNVDPGTMNPFQHGEVFVTNDGAETDLDIGHYERFLDVDLDGSANVTTGQVYSQVIAKERRGEYLGDTVQVIPHITNEIKSRIRRMATDDVDVVITEVGGTVGDIESLPFLETVRQVRHEVGRDNVFVVHISLLPYIGPSGELKTKPTQHSVAALRNIGIQPDAIVLRADRDVPTAIKRKISLMCDVDEAAVVAAIDAKSIYDIPKVLHTEGLDAYVVRKLDLPFRDVDWTVWEDLLDRVHNPDHEVTVALVGKYIDLPDAYLSVTEAMRAGGFANKARVQVKWVTSDDCKTPAGAAKQLGDVDAIVIPGGFGERGVNGKVGAIQYARENKIPLLGLCLGLQCIVIEAARNLAEIPDANSTEFDAATAHPVISTMEEQLAYVEGAGDLGGTMRLGLYPAKLADGSIVREVYGDEPYVEERHRHRYEVNNAYRAELEKKAGILFSGTSPDNRLVEYVEYPREVHPYLVATQAHPELRSRPTRPHPLFAGLVKAAVERKSGQ, encoded by the coding sequence ATGCCGCCCAAATCCATGACGACCAAGCACATCTTCGTCACCGGGGGTGTCGCCTCCTCCCTCGGCAAGGGCCTCACGGCCTCCAGCCTGGGTGCGCTGCTCAAGGCACGGGGCCTGCGGGTCACCATGCAGAAGCTCGACCCGTACCTGAACGTCGACCCGGGCACGATGAACCCGTTCCAGCACGGTGAGGTGTTCGTCACCAACGACGGCGCCGAGACCGACCTGGACATCGGCCACTACGAGCGCTTCCTCGACGTCGACCTCGACGGCTCGGCCAACGTCACCACCGGCCAGGTCTACAGCCAGGTCATCGCCAAGGAGCGCCGCGGCGAGTACCTGGGCGACACCGTGCAGGTCATCCCGCACATCACCAACGAGATCAAGTCCCGTATCCGCCGGATGGCGACCGACGACGTCGACGTCGTCATCACCGAGGTCGGCGGCACGGTCGGCGACATCGAGTCCCTCCCGTTCCTGGAGACCGTCCGCCAGGTGCGCCACGAGGTCGGCCGCGACAACGTCTTCGTCGTGCACATCTCGCTGCTGCCCTACATCGGCCCCTCAGGCGAGCTGAAGACCAAGCCGACCCAGCACTCGGTCGCGGCGTTGCGCAACATCGGTATCCAGCCCGACGCGATCGTGCTGCGCGCCGACCGTGACGTGCCGACCGCGATCAAGCGCAAGATCTCGCTGATGTGCGACGTCGACGAGGCAGCGGTCGTCGCCGCCATCGACGCCAAGTCGATCTACGACATCCCGAAGGTCCTGCACACCGAGGGCCTGGACGCCTATGTCGTGCGCAAGCTCGACCTGCCGTTCCGCGACGTCGACTGGACGGTCTGGGAGGACCTGCTCGACCGGGTACACAACCCCGACCACGAGGTCACCGTCGCGCTCGTCGGCAAGTACATCGACCTGCCGGACGCGTACCTGTCGGTGACCGAGGCGATGCGTGCCGGCGGCTTCGCCAACAAGGCCCGTGTCCAGGTCAAGTGGGTCACCTCCGACGACTGCAAGACCCCGGCGGGGGCCGCGAAGCAGCTCGGCGACGTCGACGCGATCGTCATCCCCGGCGGTTTCGGCGAGCGCGGTGTCAACGGCAAGGTGGGCGCCATCCAGTACGCCCGCGAGAACAAGATCCCGCTGCTCGGTCTCTGCCTGGGCCTGCAGTGCATCGTGATCGAGGCCGCGCGCAACCTGGCGGAGATCCCCGACGCCAACTCCACCGAGTTCGACGCGGCCACCGCGCACCCGGTGATCTCCACCATGGAGGAGCAGTTGGCGTACGTCGAGGGCGCCGGTGACCTCGGCGGCACCATGCGTCTCGGCCTGTACCCGGCGAAGCTCGCGGACGGCTCCATCGTGCGCGAGGTCTACGGCGACGAGCCCTACGTGGAGGAGCGCCACCGCCACCGCTACGAGGTGAACAACGCCTACCGCGCGGAGCTCGAGAAGAAGGCGGGCATCCTCTTCTCCGGCACGTCCCCCGACAACCGGCTCGTCGAGTACGTCGAGTACCCGCGCGAGGTGCACCCGTACCTCGTCGCCACCCAGGCCCACCCGGAGCTGCGGTCCCGTCCGACGCGTCCGCACCCTCTCTTCGCCGGTCTGGTGAAGGCGGCCGTGGAGCGCAAGTCCGGTCAGTGA
- the pnuC gene encoding nicotinamide riboside transporter PnuC, which produces MSLADILGPLQQPLFSVLGTPVSWTEFLGFGSGALCVWLVARQHIANWPIGIANNVFFVLLFTQAGLYADAGLQVVFITLAAYGWWTWTHGGGPGSSVLPVRRSTRTEWTWLLAAGVVGTLALTLLLDRATDSTVPFWDALTTALSLMATYGQCRKRLESWWLWIAADVVYVPLYAYKELYLTSLLYIGFMALCVAGLRGWSRDVSVRREAVAA; this is translated from the coding sequence GTGAGTCTCGCAGACATCCTCGGGCCCTTGCAGCAGCCGCTGTTCAGCGTGCTCGGGACCCCCGTGAGCTGGACCGAGTTCCTCGGGTTCGGCAGCGGCGCCCTCTGTGTGTGGCTCGTCGCGCGCCAGCACATCGCGAACTGGCCGATCGGCATCGCCAACAACGTCTTCTTCGTCCTTCTCTTCACCCAGGCCGGCCTGTACGCCGACGCGGGCCTGCAGGTCGTCTTCATCACCCTCGCCGCCTACGGCTGGTGGACCTGGACCCACGGGGGTGGACCAGGTTCTTCCGTCCTTCCGGTGCGGCGGTCCACCCGCACCGAGTGGACCTGGCTGCTCGCGGCGGGGGTGGTGGGGACACTCGCCCTCACCCTCCTCCTCGACCGCGCCACCGACTCCACCGTCCCCTTCTGGGACGCGCTGACGACGGCCCTGTCGCTGATGGCCACGTACGGGCAGTGCCGCAAGCGTCTGGAGTCCTGGTGGCTGTGGATCGCCGCCGATGTGGTGTACGTACCGCTGTACGCCTACAAGGAGCTCTATCTGACGTCCCTGCTCTACATCGGCTTCATGGCACTGTGCGTCGCCGGGCTGCGGGGCTGGTCGCGCGACGTGTCCGTACGGCGTGAGGCGGTGGCCGCATGA
- a CDS encoding ParA family protein produces MNESTFTPGGGRPGTVPAGQGPSSGLEDVGSVAVRTFATHQHTTHMTTAHTMKMMDGQHVNAMAGNESGRESTHFAAYEEVPEGHFYDPDAEYEPDPEYAATLAPDAARQRRERIGPTGRPLPYFPIPGPLTDHGPAKIIAMCNQKGGVGKTTSTINLGAALAEYGRRVLLVDFDPQGALSVGLGVNPMELDLTVYNLLMERGMSADEVLLKTAVPNMDLLPSNIDLSAAEVQLVSEVARESTLQRALKPLMSDYDYIVIDCQPSLGLLTVNALTAAHKVIVPLECEFFALRGVALLTETIEKVQERLNPDLELDGILATMYDSRTVHSREVLARVVEAFDDHVYHTVIGRTVRFPETTVAGEPITTYASNSVGAAAYRQLAREVLARCHAE; encoded by the coding sequence GTGAATGAGTCGACATTTACTCCCGGGGGTGGTCGGCCAGGAACGGTTCCGGCGGGCCAGGGCCCGTCGTCCGGTCTCGAGGATGTCGGCTCCGTCGCTGTCCGCACCTTCGCGACGCACCAGCACACGACGCACATGACGACAGCCCACACGATGAAGATGATGGACGGCCAACACGTGAACGCCATGGCCGGCAACGAGAGTGGCCGAGAGTCCACCCACTTCGCCGCCTACGAGGAAGTCCCCGAAGGGCACTTCTACGACCCCGATGCCGAGTACGAGCCCGACCCCGAGTACGCGGCCACCCTCGCGCCCGACGCTGCCCGCCAGCGCCGCGAGCGGATCGGCCCCACCGGGCGTCCGCTGCCGTACTTCCCGATCCCGGGCCCGCTGACCGACCACGGCCCCGCCAAGATCATCGCGATGTGCAACCAGAAGGGCGGCGTCGGCAAGACGACGTCGACCATCAACCTGGGCGCCGCGCTCGCCGAGTACGGACGGCGGGTGCTGCTCGTCGACTTCGACCCGCAGGGCGCGCTGTCGGTGGGTCTCGGCGTCAACCCGATGGAGCTCGACCTCACCGTCTACAACCTGCTCATGGAGCGGGGCATGTCGGCCGACGAGGTCCTCCTGAAGACCGCCGTGCCCAACATGGACCTGCTGCCGAGCAACATCGACCTCTCGGCCGCGGAAGTGCAGTTGGTGAGCGAGGTCGCGCGCGAGTCGACGCTCCAGCGCGCGTTGAAGCCGCTGATGTCCGACTACGACTACATCGTGATCGACTGTCAGCCGTCGCTCGGTCTGCTCACCGTCAACGCGCTGACCGCGGCGCACAAGGTGATAGTGCCGCTCGAGTGCGAGTTCTTCGCGCTGCGCGGTGTCGCGCTGCTGACCGAGACGATCGAGAAGGTCCAGGAGCGGCTCAACCCCGACCTCGAGCTCGACGGCATTCTCGCCACGATGTACGACTCGCGGACCGTGCACAGCCGCGAGGTGCTGGCGCGCGTCGTCGAGGCGTTCGACGACCACGTCTACCACACGGTCATCGGGCGGACCGTCCGCTTCCCGGAGACCACGGTCGCCGGTGAGCCGATCACGACCTACGCGTCGAACTCCGTCGGCGCCGCCGCATACCGCCAGCTCGCCAGGGAGGTGCTCGCCCGGTGTCACGCCGAGTGA
- the ald gene encoding alanine dehydrogenase, which yields MKVGIPREVKNNEFRVAITPAGVHELVRNGHQVFIEQNAGVGSSITDDEYVAAGARILPTADEVWATADLLLKVKEPIAEEYHRLRKDQTLFTYLHLAASRECTDALLESGTTAIAYETVEVDRALPLLAPMSEVAGRLAPQVGAYHLMRSAGGRGVLPGGVPGTQAGRAVVIGGGVSGWNATQIAVGMGFHVTLLDRDINKLREADKIFGTKVQTIVSNAFELEKAVVEADLVIGAVLIPGAKAPKLVTNELVAKMKPGSVLVDIAIDQGGCFEDSRPTTHAEPTFNVHDSVFYCVANMPGAVPNTSTYALTNATMPYIVSLANNGWVEALRRDPALAKGLNTHDGKVVYREVAEAHGLESVELSALLG from the coding sequence GTGAAGGTCGGCATCCCCCGCGAGGTCAAGAACAACGAGTTCCGGGTGGCCATCACCCCCGCCGGCGTGCACGAGCTCGTGCGCAACGGGCACCAGGTCTTCATCGAGCAGAACGCCGGTGTCGGCTCCTCGATCACGGACGACGAGTACGTCGCGGCCGGAGCCCGGATCCTGCCCACCGCCGACGAGGTCTGGGCCACCGCCGACCTGCTGCTGAAGGTCAAGGAGCCGATCGCGGAGGAGTACCACCGTCTCCGCAAGGATCAGACCCTCTTCACCTACCTGCACCTCGCCGCCTCCCGCGAGTGCACCGACGCCCTGCTGGAGTCCGGCACCACCGCGATCGCCTACGAGACGGTCGAGGTGGACCGGGCCCTGCCGCTGCTCGCCCCGATGTCCGAGGTCGCGGGCCGTCTCGCCCCCCAGGTCGGCGCGTACCACCTGATGCGTTCGGCCGGCGGCCGTGGCGTGCTCCCCGGTGGCGTCCCCGGCACCCAGGCCGGCAGGGCCGTCGTCATCGGCGGCGGCGTGTCCGGCTGGAACGCCACGCAGATCGCGGTCGGCATGGGCTTCCACGTGACCCTGCTCGACCGGGACATCAACAAGCTGCGCGAGGCGGACAAGATCTTCGGCACCAAGGTGCAGACGATCGTCTCCAACGCCTTCGAGCTGGAGAAGGCGGTCGTCGAGGCCGACCTCGTCATCGGTGCCGTGCTCATCCCCGGAGCCAAGGCGCCGAAGCTGGTCACCAACGAGCTCGTCGCCAAGATGAAGCCCGGAAGTGTACTTGTCGACATTGCAATCGATCAGGGTGGCTGCTTCGAGGACTCCCGTCCGACCACCCACGCCGAGCCGACGTTCAACGTCCACGACTCGGTCTTCTACTGCGTCGCCAACATGCCCGGCGCGGTGCCGAACACCTCCACCTACGCGCTGACCAACGCCACGATGCCCTACATCGTGTCGCTGGCGAACAACGGCTGGGTCGAGGCGCTGCGCCGTGACCCGGCGCTCGCCAAGGGCCTCAACACCCATGACGGCAAGGTGGTTTACCGCGAGGTCGCCGAGGCGCACGGGCTCGAGAGCGTCGAGCTGAGCGCGCTGCTCGGCTGA
- a CDS encoding segregation/condensation protein A, translating to MPPNDDPSGPSRRRALGRGPGASRQGAVSHSPPLSGAGGEHPDPGRRPLHDDDGDAAAERAVDSPTPPLPGTGAESSESGRRPPRDDEGDGDGRDGNDGPEGPEAPTTVAPAEAVDSPAPPLPETGAEPAEPGRRPPRDDAGGSPEPDVQALRDRSGGPEAPAAPSVAGGASSRTGPGSDAQHGAGDAAGSGDGRFTVRLVNFEGPFDLLLQLISKHKLDVTEVALSKVTDEFMAYIRAMGPDWDLDQTTEFLVVAATLLDLKAARLLPAAEVEDEADLALLEARDLLFARLLQYRAYKQIADIFDRRLDEEARRYPRTVGLEAHLAELLPEVVISVGAEGFAKLAVKAMQPKAKPQVYVDHIHAPLVSVREQAEVVVAMLRERGRASFRELSEDAPDTLTVVARFLALLELYREKAVALDQDEALGELTVVWAGGGAEAVAVTDEFDQVVEEKQ from the coding sequence ATGCCCCCGAACGACGACCCGTCCGGCCCGTCCCGCCGCCGTGCCCTGGGGCGGGGACCGGGCGCTTCGCGCCAGGGAGCGGTTTCCCATAGCCCGCCCCTTTCCGGAGCGGGAGGTGAGCACCCGGACCCCGGCCGCCGTCCGCTCCACGACGACGACGGCGACGCTGCGGCGGAGCGGGCCGTCGACTCCCCGACCCCGCCCCTGCCCGGAACGGGGGCCGAGTCATCGGAGTCCGGACGCCGTCCGCCGCGCGATGACGAAGGCGACGGGGACGGCCGGGACGGCAACGACGGGCCCGAGGGCCCGGAGGCGCCGACCACTGTGGCGCCGGCCGAGGCGGTCGATTCACCGGCCCCGCCTCTTCCTGAGACGGGGGCCGAGCCTGCGGAGCCCGGGCGACGTCCGCCGCGCGACGACGCAGGCGGTTCCCCGGAGCCGGACGTCCAGGCATTGCGCGACCGGTCCGGCGGCCCGGAGGCCCCTGCCGCGCCGTCGGTCGCCGGGGGTGCGTCGTCCAGGACCGGACCTGGTTCCGATGCGCAGCACGGGGCGGGCGACGCCGCCGGGAGTGGGGACGGGCGGTTCACCGTGCGGCTCGTCAACTTCGAAGGGCCGTTCGACCTGCTGCTGCAGCTCATCTCGAAGCACAAGCTCGACGTGACCGAGGTGGCGCTCTCCAAGGTCACCGACGAGTTCATGGCGTACATCCGGGCCATGGGACCCGACTGGGACCTCGACCAGACCACAGAGTTCCTTGTGGTCGCGGCGACGCTGCTCGACCTCAAGGCCGCCCGGCTGCTGCCCGCCGCCGAGGTCGAGGACGAGGCGGACCTGGCGCTGCTGGAGGCCCGTGACCTGCTCTTCGCCCGGCTGCTCCAGTACCGCGCGTACAAGCAGATCGCCGACATCTTCGACCGGCGCCTCGACGAGGAGGCGCGGCGGTACCCCCGTACCGTCGGGCTCGAGGCACACCTCGCGGAGCTGCTCCCCGAGGTCGTCATCAGCGTCGGCGCCGAGGGCTTCGCCAAGCTCGCGGTGAAGGCCATGCAGCCGAAGGCGAAGCCGCAGGTGTACGTGGACCACATCCACGCGCCGCTGGTCAGCGTCAGGGAGCAGGCCGAGGTCGTGGTCGCGATGCTCAGGGAGCGGGGCAGGGCGTCGTTCCGTGAGCTCTCGGAGGACGCTCCGGACACCCTCACCGTCGTCGCCCGGTTCCTCGCCCTGCTGGAGCTGTACCGGGAGAAGGCGGTCGCGCTCGACCAGGACGAGGCGCTGGGCGAGCTGACGGTGGTGTGGGCCGGGGGCGGGGCCGAGGCGGTGGCCGTCACGGACGAGTTCGATCAAGTCGTGGAGGAGAAGCAGTGA